cttaagagcacagttcaagaaagagttaagaaaaaatgtatcaaataaactaaagtaaaaaatcattttaaaaaatacaataaaataacaatgacaaggctatatacagggggtgccggtgccgagtcaatgtgcgggggcacaggttagttgaggtcatttgtacttgtaggtaggggtgaagtgattaTGCGTAGATAACAAACAGCGAGTTCTTATATGTTTAGATATTAAGCTTTAAAAGAATGATTCAGCATTCAAGTGTTTACAATTCCACCTCCAAGTGCTCAGTAGGCCTCTGCAAAGATCTACGAGCAACTACAAGGGGTGTACTGTTGAGTTAGATTAGATAGAACCCATAGAGAAAACACCACCAGTGTTGTGTGCACACACTTAAGGTCTGACACTACTGACCTGTAAGTATATCAACAAATAATGTAGACTGATCTTTTCTTTACTCAGTTAGACAAATAGTTGTATACAGTATAAAATATAACTTTTATTGCCAGTTATTGATAGCACAGTATGATATTAGTTTATGCGCTTTCGTTGAATGGGGGTAAGAGGGGAGTAGTTGTGAAAATACTTCTTACTGTCGCTAAATTTCTTACAGGGTTCAACAATTGCTAATGACAATAGAGCATGCAACTCATAATTTAATTGAAAAGGATTAatgtacatagagtcaaataaacatAGTTTCTTCCATTATTGAGAATATTGTCATGGAACTTCTAAATTATTGTCATGGACCTTCTGAGTTTGTCTGATCACACCAGCATTGTCAATAAGCATTTATATTATAATCAATATACTCAATAATcgaatatatatagatatatattattatcaatatacatctatatctatattcagCATCCAAAATGAAATGTGAGTTGATGTAACCAGGGATTAACTGAATACTTGAGCAAGTGTTCATCAAAGTTGTGTTAGGATTTTTTCATGACTTAGCTTTATCGTCTTGGATCATTTGGAACAAACATGTTGTGTTATCTGACAACTTAATAATTTATCATAAGTCATAGGACTTCCAGAACTATCCCTTAAAAATGCACTCAATGAACCGAGATCGATAAATCCTGTTTTACACATGTCCATGTCATCACTTTTCACTTTGATCGTATGCATCTTTCCTTAAAGTGATTTGCACATCGATTTTGTATTTATCTATACAGTATCAGAGTATTTTATTAATATTGTCATCGAGATCtgatgaatataacttataaatgcctcatgagcgcAGTTCAACTGTCTTACCCCAACAAAGCCAAAAATAGGCTTGTTTTGGTTtgaaaacaaacactgtatagtttTATAGCATAAGtttgatctcatggatggtcgGTCCGTGTCttcatagttctgtctatgaattagacagTGATTTCATGTCTTTATCCCCATCGCTCAGCTGTTAACCAAAAAGTTGTGGGGATGCCGTTTTTATGTTGTTTGAATTACAGATTGTAGCTTTTAAATTACAATATTATATGAATAGATACTGTACGTGATAgtattgtcatgacgttggcctggaggtaggtttatgacagtcataaatacctcttcccccctttttcctctctctaccctactgatgttacatttgcaaacaccttggttaacatagagattctgggaacatcagaaggtagGGGGAAATGAACGATATTCTGGTCacccgaccaattgaacatatgcggtggtacttaatgaatatgatgtcagttcggttgtcatctgagacattctcatcaatgataagatgacataaactctacagtggaaagtctacacatcagagttatctgattcacatggaattgttgttcaatttaaatgtttgaatatgaaattattcgtgatgggatgaaatgtgattttagcttctaaaatgtgagatttgggttttcataaggttagggctgtgctcaatcagtggcccgctcctgtgaagggacatgggctataaaacttttcaaacacgccctcctctcccttcctatataaagccttgacgacaatataacctcctgttccgaggatgtgaggacgacagtccgatgtcagaatggttcagataataactacagaacgaagccaacatcagcgtgagctttggttgcgaatggtatgaactttcaACTCTTaatcactacagaagtgatacctcctagccgttgagttagcaacagcagctgcaaacgcaggttaggaaggaacagacagagtatcccgtctaccacacaacaacgtgACTACAATGTATCCATTTGACCACCatagacattcttcaaaggacaaaggactcggtttggcaacacggccctCCATCTACccccaacctaccgaagcgcagctcagagtaaatatttattgcattttccttttccaaatgggcggtaatttagaatgcataagatactgttactgtaatttaattattccaatatgttttcattaattgaattcccttaatctattttatgagaatttgtaagattcttgtttgcataaaatacacggagaccagtcttatcaataataggtaacagaatttattctcggagcgcgctgccacgttaccacgagcaacagtttatatacaataacatgacgtaATTTCATTGCTTCTAGAATGAATCCCCTCCTCCCGTCCTAGAATTAAGTGAGATTAAAAGTTCATTCcaactcacaaacacactcacaggtcacacaacataactgaattaactcttgtccctcaccattatcgatcaccacttagctgacagttctaattaacagaacctaggaatgcactcactgccttatctaaaacaccccagagctcagtttcgtcggttcaaccataggtcaACGAACCTATCTGCTTACTTAACCCACTCCTCTCCAGACTAGTTTGGAAAGGTGTTCGTTatatttaattactccttgtccgtgttacacaatcccttcttatgaactcatattgttaatcagatataataaaaccgagtataagtttacttagttacagttccatttaaaatgagaatattgtttagtcatttattcataatattcctaacagatactgtatttacgatagcacagctccttctttgttactcagtctcccgctctttcactcaaacccagcccttttcttttgtgtaacaagctgtcacaTCTGCTCCGCCCACTAGGGACAtgttcctttatgacgtcatttgtaatcaagttatgattgactatgtgtatgtgtaattctgtgtgattcgttaggtatttagtaaataaataattaaacccaattttgtattgctgattcaacttgttagccagggttcgtgaagataaccaagaatttaccattttcagatgagactgatttaaggtgacgattaatattgactgctactgatgtaaaatattacttttatctttaagagtttattcggaagataacagctctataaatattattttgtggtgccccgactctctagttaattacatttacatgatttagcgcaatcaggtaatattaattacggagaaattattttatagaatagcatgtcatatcacttaattcggcatagccaaagacacagcATTATTGGTGCCCCCTGATAGGAATCTAAACTAGAATGATGCTTTCATTTTGATTCAGCCTGTATAAAATTGAAAAGCAGATTACATAATATACCACGTTTATTGTACACATTTTTGGAGTGATAAGAGACAagaattattgtgtgtgtgtgtgtgctgaggaTTCCCCGCCTCCATGTTGTTCTCTGACGTGGTCAGTGGGTAACGTAAGTGAATACATTTCTGTATGAGGGCTGATAAAGCCAATTATAGAAATCTGAGAAATAGAGCGTTTGGCCAAACGCACTGCTATTTCTGCCTTGCGCGTTTCAGACGCGGGTAGGCCCGGTCATTACTAATTTCTCGAGCCAGCCGATTGAAATTCAGGAGATATAAGCTTGACCGGTCTCTCTCGCGAGTAGACCACGGTGCATTTCATTGTTTGACGCGTGTTCCGGTTAAAACATTGTCAAAAAACGGCGAAAAGGGTTtgaacataatacattataagtAAAACCCTTCCCTTGCCAAGGGAATCCTATGTGCTATGTTGAAATTCCTCCCCCTTCTGGAACAGAAGTCCCGCCCGGGTAGTTCCGTTTGATTTCAGCGTGTGAAACCATTGACTGCTGTAGTGTGCCCAGTATATTCGTTCATGAAGAATTATTCAGGTCACACCGAAGTCATTATTTATGATATCCAGAAGGATATCAATGTCTTATCCAATTTAACTAATAAGTGTAAATCTGGCCATTTACATTCTGAAATAGATCttttaaataatatataaatTGATGAGTTTTCTAAATAAGACATTGTAAACTGTTTCCAAACTAACCTAGATGAATCAACGtctcaggttaattaaagtttaattcCAAAATAGCCTATACAGGTCTGATTTATCATTCAATTGATCAATCAGTAAAATTAGGTTTTTGCAAAACCATTCAGTAATCCAGTACTGACAGAAGCCCCACCCCAGCGGGAATCCCATGTGGCTTTGGCTTTAGGGAGAAGTGTACCATAGTGGTGGTGAATGTTCCCAACATTTGATCTACTGTTTACACTTATGATATCCAATGTTCTTCCAATCAAATGCCGTCTTCACATAAATGCCCTCTTCACGTAACTTAATGTTCTTCCAAtctcatgccctcttcacaactgtgttgatGAGTTTGGACCATGaaaggtccttagtgatgtggacttCGAGGAACATGAAGCtatcgacccgctccactacaggaTGCCACAATTGCCTAGTTAGAAGTTGTACACATGGGCCTGATGTGACAGCTCAGAGCTTCTGCTCCTAACTGTCCATATACTTTTCTTGGCTGGGAGGAGGAGGCAAGGATCAAGGGGTTTACTGATGGTGAGAACGGGTAGTCTCATCATTGAACATTACTTTGTCCAACAGTTTTGATACATGTTCATCATAATCCATTACACCCTATAGTATGCTACTTATTAATAATATAGAAATATACTTTTCATTCTACAAAAACAAGCATACAACGTTGTAGGAGATTTCTAAACTAAACTTTATTTTCAATTGAAGAAACTtcttttgtggagtgattgatATTACTGAAGGACAGAATGAAACTTAAAAAGAGACAATTTCATGCCATTAATTAAGGAGCTTGATGGAGGtttgcaaaatatatatattgcgtTTTTGGTTTTGAATAAGAGAGATCTATATCTTTAGTGTTCAGAAGCTATATAGTGCTCATGCAGTGTGTGAGCGGTGTATGATGCTATGGGCTTCTGCATTTTCCCATCTTGGATATATGGATCTACACACTTTCCCCTGCTGTCGTTGATATCCCCTTATAGTTTTGTACTCCATATGTTGCATTAGGTATTGTATAATTTGAATGACCATATTGCAAAAACACCTCACACATTTTTTAAACTAACTTGAGGTATTATTCGTATTGATGGTATCGCTCAGAATATGAACTGGTATTTTTCAATGTTGAGTGCAAGTCACCATTTTCTACTGCGTTTATAAATTGGAACACTACTTTctcaaagaaaaaaaataagattTAATGTTTCATTCAAAACGTTTATTTAATGACAGATAGAAAGATAAATAGATAGATGGACAGGAATACTGAACAAAcgtataaatgcaacatgtaaagtgttcatATGCCACAACTATTATGgggggtggattatcttggcaaaggataaattctcactaacagagatgaaaacaaatttgtgcacaacatttgagaaaaataagatttttttgCTTATggcacatttctgggatcttaaaAAACACGTTACATGTtgtctttatatttttgttcagtataaatgtaAGATTACTGTTTATAAATATAATTTGGGGTGCAGGTTTGTAAATTGTTACTCACATGGTAAATGTTTTATGAATAAATTATTCAACCCAATTACATGACCCAAATTATTATATTAAACAATGTTACAATGTTTTTAAAACAGTACAGTGCTCAGCATTACTTCATCGGCCCCTTTGACACACTTCAGTGATTTGCCAAAAATAACTCAAAATAAATATCATAAAGGAATTTGGTCTTGgtgaattaaaatatatatataaagtggTTCCAATCAGTTAATAATTAAAAATGCAACTATGatcaaataacacaataaaaaaatatatacaataggATTTGGATGTCACATGTTGTAGGAACGGTTTTCTAATCTTTCAGTTATTTTCCATATTAATCTAACAGATAAAACATGTGCAAGCTGCTGTGTGCAAGATGCAAATAAATAAGTAATGTCTTTGGAGCCTATATGGTTAAGTATAAATACAGTCACTTGTAAGTAAAGGTATATGCATTTAAAATTCATTAGCAGAAAAAAAACTATATGATTTCTTAGGGAATGTCACAAATATCATACTTGACATCAAAAGGTACAATTAGGTGTGGTTTTGTTTGTGTATGTACTTGGGGGAATGTACATGAAATACATATACATTTTGCCAATTAACACAGGCACAATCCATTGTGCATTCTTCTGCCAAAGCAGGTCCTTAATCATAAGGCTGTCTCTATGAGAGCTGGAAAACTGTTCATTGGTGAAAAAAATGCCATAGGAGCTATGACACAGGCTATTAGTTAGCCAGCAACTGTACCATTAGCAGTGCCAAAGTGAGAGGCAAGAAAGCCAGACAGAAGGCAGTGGGTCGGGGagcacttcctgaattgactgatgACTCTGAAAAAGTAGGAAAAATAAAGATATGGTTCAGTGAATGATGAAAGTAGATTGTCTTTTCATGTTTCTGTTCAAATGTTGACTTTGCTCTTACATATGtgtagttgtattgtgacaaTTAATACATACCAACATTGACACTGCCCTGTAGGATGTTCAGGGAGGTGGAACTGATGGTGAAAGTTGCCTGTGAGCTGCATGCGCTGGGAACCGAAGATTTGTTCCTGAACACGAGGGTCATGTTGGTAACTACAGATCCACTCCTAGGAAAGAAAATGGACAACTCACAGAAATCATTATCATCACTGTCATAATCAAAGTATTCAAGTCGGTAATGAGAATTCATACTTACTTGAATGAGTTGACAATGGAACGAAGGAAGTTTGGGGTTCTAGCAAAATCTTGCTCACCTGCATTGAAATATAAAAATATGAATACCAAAGCTTAACATAATTTGTGTAAAAATTAAAACAGGGCCAGAACTAAACACCAAGCGCTACAAGAAGGTGCCCAGACTCTTCTGCTAATTGGGATACTTTAGCTGTTTTTTTCTGAGAGAGGGAAATGGTGTAAATCAAGATGACTTAATGTGTTCTGAAAAATGagatgttgaggattataataaataacGCTTTGATGTCATAGAACAAAGCCCAGACTGCTCAAGATTGACATTGAAATTGGATGCCTGTCCATGTCGAAAAGACATCGGGAAATCCCATAATCCCATAACAACGGAtacaaaggttgcatgttcaatacCAGTTGTAGACACTAGTttattatgtttttgtttcaactctatcccaaacATTAACCGTTAACTttcggaatgaatgcctaaacatactgttttaaccctatccaaaaCCTTAACCATTAACGGAAAATGTGTCATACATGAATGCTGACATGCAATACAACGTCAAATTCCGAAGTTGCTCCGAACTTCAAATTTCAAAGTTAGGAATACGCCACTCAAAAAgtgtttgtttcattagtccattgttgaaaTAATCCCATAAATGTTTTGAAGATATTTAACATTCAAATACAGAAACACAGCAGGTATGATCCATTTTGCATCATAAGATGCTGCGTTTGcgtcatatgatgcaaaatgcatcacaCTGGCTGTATTTCTGCAAGTAAAAAGTTGTTTAATATCTTAATGACTTAACTACTGACATGCAAAACTGTAAATATGTCCCATGCTGTGCACATTGTACTCTCTGTTGCCCATAACAGCTGTTAGGCAGGCACAAGGGTTCATAGGCAGGCACATGGGTTCATGTCCACTAAGAAGACCGTAAAATTAATTATGGACATTGTTCTCAACGGGGAGGTCCCAGAGTACGATATCTTTGTACTGAATAATCTTTGGTTCTATCTAACAATAGGATGCCCactctgggttggcgcccccccttgggttgtgctgtggcggagatctttgtgggctatactcggccttgtctcaggatagtaagttgttggttgaagatatccctctagtggtgtgggggctgtgctttggcaaagtgggtggggttatatccttcctgtttggccctgtccgggggtgtcatcggatggggccacagtgtctcctgacccctcctgtctcagcctccagtatttatgctgcagtagtttgtgtcggggggccagggtcagtttgttatatctggagtacttatcctgtcctatccggtgtcctgtgtgaattaagtatgctctctctaattctctctttctctctttctttctctctctcagaggacctgagccctaggaacaTGCCTCAGGacacctgacatgatgactccttgctgtccccagtccacctccagtttcaactgttctgcctgtgattattagttgaccatgctggtaatttatgaacatttgaacatcttggccatgttctgttataatctccacccggcacagccagaagacgactggccaccccacatagcctggttcctctctaggtttcttcctaggttttggcctttctagggagtttttcctagccaccgtgcttctacacctgcattgcttgctgtttgtggttttaggctgggtttctgtacagcactttgagatatcagctgatgtacgaagtgctatataaatacatttgatttgatttgatattcagtCTGTTTGTTGTGGTGTGTATTGATGAAAAGGCATCTGGATACTTACCTCTGAGACCACTTTGCCAGCCAGAGCCTTGAATGCTGAAGAGGACGGGTTGGCAAGATCCGAGGTAAATTTATCATTGAGACTGAACCGAAGAATCAGGGTTCCTTCACTAGAAGATGGAGGGTCAGTTGGTGGGACAGCAGTGGTGGTGGCTGAGCCGGaacagaggtggtggtggttgcttCCGGAACAGCGGTGGTGGTGGTTGCTGCCGGaacagaggtggtggtggtggttgctgCCAGAACAGCGGAGGTGGTGGTTGCTGCCGGAACAGCGTGGTGGTGGTTGCTGCCGGAACAGCGGTGGTGGTGGTTGCTGCCGGaacagaggtggtggtggtggttgctgccagaacagtgtggtggtggttgcTGCCGGAACAGCGGTGGTGGTGGTTGCTGCCGGAACAGCGTGGTTGTGGTTGCTGCCGGAACAGCGTGGTGGTGGTTGCTGCCGGAACAGCGGTGGTGGTGGTTGCTGCCGGAACAGCGTGGTGGTGGTTGCTGCCGGAGCAGCGGTGGTGGTGGTTGCTGCCGGaacagaggtggtggtggtggttgctgCCGGAACAGCGTGGTGGTGGTTGCTGACGGAACAGCGGAGGTGGTGGTTGCTGCCGGAACAGCGTGGTGGTGGTTGCTGCCGGAACAGCGTGGTGGTGGTAGCTGCCGGAACAGCGTGGTGGTGGTTGCTGCCGGAACAGCGGTGGTGGTGGTTGCTGCCGGAACAGCGTGGTGGTGGTTGCTGCCGGAACAGCGTGGTGGTGGTTGCTGACGGAACAGCGGTGGTGGTGGTTGCTGCCGGAACAGCGTGGTGGTGGTTGCTGACGGAACAGCGGTGGTGGTGGTTGCTGACGGAACAGCGGTGGTGGTGGTTGCTGCCGGAACAGCGTGGTGGTGGTTGCTGCCGGAACAGCGGTGGTGGTGGTTGCTGCCGGaacagaggtggtggtggttttggCCATTGCCGGATGGGTCATGGTGACATCTGCCAGAGTGGTGGTGGTCACAGCTGCAGTTGAAGAAGCAGTTGTTGCAGCAGAGGTGGTTGCATTAGTCATTGTAGTAGTGCCTGCAAAAAGGCAACATTCAATGCAATGTCTACATTTTgcaattaataaaataaaataaaattttatttgtcacatacacgtgtttagcagatgttactgcgtgtgtagtgaaatgcttgtgcttctggttccgacagtgcagcaatatctaacaagtaatatctaacaatttcacaatatATTCCGAAAACCCACAAATCTAAGTAACGAATGgatttaagaatatataaatatatgggtgAGCAATATCAGAGTGGCATACGCTAATATACAGTGGAATATTATAGAATACCCttataaacatatgagatgaaGTGTCTGATCAGTTGTGTTTTGGGATCTCATGAAGGACAGAATAACAACATAACCTTATCTTTGAATGTATATATTTCCCAGTTGTCAGGGTCATATCCAAATTTTGCAGAACTGATATGATTAAATTTGAAACCATTTGTGAGAAGATGTAACGTGATGTTAGACTTCTAAATTAGAGAATTGTTTTTCAAATGAAGTCTTAAACAAGTCAGTGGCCACGCCCATGTAAGTACAGACATTACGACAAAAGGAGGGAACACCCcttttcccccttttccccccgAGTGCATAAAACCCACTTGTGAGAAAATGTACAATTAGTCAAGAAAACGCAGGGACGGGAGTCCCCACGTTGAAATGGCAACTACTCTATAGAACAAGCAGACGGACAGTGTTGAACCGGACGTTGCGAATGGTTAGGAAATCTACAAAACTGAAGATGCACACATTCACAGTCTGCAGCTCTATATGTGGAATAGTCTAGGAAACTCGATCGAAGACGAGAGGAGAACATTTCACAATCAAACGACCGAATTGTACTCTGAAAGATCCATTCTGGAGAAGATTTCCCTATAGAATGACCATTGGTACATCTGACGTATCCATTGTAACAGAAATACAACTATGAAAGATTTTGATCTCTGGTGGACACAGCCAGAGAATTTCTGTCGACCGACTCTCCAGCAGACAGACCGAAGATTTCGTCAGAGACAACAAGACATACAGGCGTGAATATATATATTGCAATTATTTTCAAATGAGCGGCTGTTCATgtgaaaattataataatttcATTGAGCCTAGttatcaactgtgtgtagtgGGTCCCATTATGTCTTTCCCACTCTTTATCTGTCCCCACCCTGTccattgtctaccaagccgtcatatatttagtccactagggaccctTTATTGCATTGTTTTAGTAACCAAGAAGCAAGACGTCGGAGTCCgcaacatggctggttttccttttgtttcctctggttttccttttgtagtccatgattgtctgtagacgcTGCCACATACGTAtcgagccgttgaattgtgaatccactttgtctctatactgacgttttgcctgtttgattgccttgtcgGATGGAATGACTACTCTGTTTGTATtcttccatattcccagtcaccttccatgtttaaatgcagtggttcgtgTTTTctgttttgcgcaaatgctgccatctatccacggtctctggttagggtaggttttaatagtcacagtgggtacaaaattcctatacacttcctgaaaACTCAGTTATCGTTTCAGTGAATTCGTCCATATTATTCTCggaagctacccggaacatatcccagtccacgtgatcaaaacagtcttgaagcatggattccaattggtcagaccagcgttgaatagtcctcaGCACGAATACTAAcagtttgagtttctgcctataggaaaggAGCAGAAAAATGGAGTTGTGGtgagatttgccgaaaggagggcggggtaGGGACTGGTatgcatcccggaagttgga
This sequence is a window from Oncorhynchus tshawytscha isolate Ot180627B linkage group LG34, Otsh_v2.0, whole genome shotgun sequence. Protein-coding genes within it:
- the LOC121841762 gene encoding bromodomain-containing protein 4-like, which encodes MTNATTSAATTASSTAAVTTTTLADVTMTHPAMAKTTTTSVPAATTTTAVPAATTTTLFRQQPPPPLFRQQPPPPLFRQQPPPRCSGSNHHHRCSVSNHHHAVPAATTTTLFRQQPPPPLFRQQPPPRCSGSYHHHAVPAATTTTLFRQQPPPPLFRQQPPPRCSGSNHHHHLCSGSNHHHRCSGSNHHHAVPAATTTTAVPAATTTTLFRQQPQPRCSGSNHHHRCSGSNHHHTVLAATTTTTSVPAATTTTAVPAATTTTLFRQQPPPPLFWQQPPPPPLFRQQPPPPLFRKQPPPPLFRLSHHHCCPTN